Proteins from a genomic interval of Granulicella sp. L56:
- a CDS encoding polyprenyl synthetase family protein has protein sequence MSTLSIATAAEVFDLLRDDLAAIEREFARQSSSDVAVITDIAQYLIAGGGKRIRPLLLLLSAKALGCDSHSRIRLGAVVEMLHTATLVHDDIIDEADTRRGRPSSNTTWGNSKCVLAGDWLYMQSFATALEERNFHVLDLLISLTKQMVEGELLQIEKLGHLINEEEYFDLIFRKTAFLFKVSMQLGAAVTQASNEIESQLGEYGRNLGLAFQIVDDVLDLTAAEDVLGKPVASDLREGKATLAVIHALERGTGADREAIRTVLADRSFENVSHPQILEILQRHGSIEYAMDTACAYAEAARLSIADLPDSEAKRALLWVPGFVTTRDR, from the coding sequence GTGAGCACGCTCTCCATCGCGACTGCAGCCGAGGTCTTCGACCTCCTCCGTGACGACCTCGCTGCCATCGAGCGCGAGTTCGCCAGGCAATCCTCGTCCGATGTCGCCGTCATCACCGACATCGCCCAGTACCTCATCGCAGGCGGCGGCAAACGCATCCGTCCGCTGCTGTTGCTGCTCTCGGCCAAGGCGCTTGGATGCGACAGCCACAGCCGCATTCGGCTGGGCGCGGTCGTGGAGATGCTGCACACCGCAACCCTCGTCCACGACGACATCATCGACGAGGCTGACACCCGCCGTGGCCGCCCCTCCTCGAACACCACTTGGGGCAACTCCAAGTGCGTCCTCGCGGGCGACTGGCTCTACATGCAGTCCTTCGCGACCGCGCTTGAAGAGCGCAACTTCCATGTTCTCGACCTTCTTATCTCGCTCACCAAGCAGATGGTCGAAGGCGAGCTGCTCCAGATCGAAAAGCTGGGCCATCTCATCAACGAGGAAGAGTACTTCGACCTGATCTTCCGCAAGACCGCCTTCCTGTTCAAGGTCTCCATGCAACTTGGGGCCGCGGTCACTCAGGCAAGCAATGAGATCGAGTCCCAGCTAGGCGAATACGGGCGCAACCTTGGCCTCGCCTTCCAGATTGTCGACGACGTTCTCGATCTCACCGCTGCCGAAGACGTCCTCGGCAAGCCCGTAGCCTCCGACCTGCGCGAAGGCAAAGCTACTCTAGCCGTCATCCACGCGCTCGAGCGCGGAACAGGAGCCGATCGCGAAGCCATCCGCACCGTGCTGGCCGACCGCAGCTTCGAGAACGTCTCGCATCCGCAGATTCTTGAGATCCTTCAGCGTCACGGCTCCATCGAGTACGCTATGGATACCGCCTGCGCCTACGCCGAGGCCGCACGGCTCAGCATCGCCGACCTGCCCGACTCCGAAGCCAAGCGCGCCCTGCTCTGGGTTCCCGGCTTCGTCACCACCCGCGACCGCTAG
- a CDS encoding zeta toxin family protein, which translates to MSRPVLTIIAGSNGCGKSTLTSSARDKFQQSPILDPDAIAKSIQETLISNHSDIEAGKRLLRLAEEFIAAQQSFTVETTLSGSTYLRMATRAKKANFNIMVVFIGTVDVEINIERVKARVKKGGHDVSEEDQRRRYPRTLANMKRLLPDADLAVILDNSTETGYVLVAFGHKGYMHWNEPVPKWATSFQM; encoded by the coding sequence TTGAGTCGTCCGGTTCTTACGATCATTGCCGGTTCCAATGGGTGCGGCAAGAGCACCCTTACATCCTCCGCGCGCGATAAATTTCAACAGAGCCCCATTCTTGATCCTGATGCAATTGCCAAGTCAATTCAAGAGACCCTCATCTCCAATCACTCCGATATTGAAGCTGGGAAGCGTTTGCTTCGTCTCGCGGAGGAGTTTATCGCTGCGCAACAGAGCTTTACTGTCGAGACCACTCTTTCCGGAAGCACGTACTTGCGGATGGCGACGCGAGCGAAAAAAGCCAACTTCAACATCATGGTCGTCTTTATCGGAACGGTCGATGTAGAGATCAATATCGAGCGGGTGAAAGCGCGAGTAAAGAAGGGCGGACATGATGTGTCCGAGGAAGACCAGCGACGGCGCTATCCACGGACATTAGCGAACATGAAGCGGCTTCTGCCTGATGCCGATCTTGCAGTCATTCTGGATAATTCTACAGAAACCGGTTATGTACTTGTGGCATTTGGCCATAAGGGCTATATGCATTGGAATGAACCGGTGCCAAAGTGGGCGACATCTTTTCAGATGTAA